In Erpetoichthys calabaricus chromosome 4, fErpCal1.3, whole genome shotgun sequence, one genomic interval encodes:
- the LOC114644832 gene encoding ladderlectin-like gives MILLLISLSLWPPAVTSLVRGDCPYFWEAFNGTCYSYFDQQLRYDDAKDVCRRAGGNLASVHSAEENQFILSLNGGYDGVFPYAWLGGLVGDEGKWRWEGGSEFDFQNWAVDQPRQCYWRFDNLVINYRDKQTLGQWTCLYYRFKLPFVCKKRSKV, from the exons ATGATTCTGCTTTTGATTTCACTGAGCCTGTGGCCACCAG cCGTCACATCTCTCGTTCGAGGGGACTGCCCTTACTTTTGGGAAGCCTTCAATGGCACCTGTTACTCTTACTTTGACCAGCAGCTTCGTTATGACGATGCCAAG gatgTTTGCCGTCGCGCTGGAGGAAACCTCGCTTCGGTGCACAGCGCTGAGGAGAATCAGTTTATACTCAGCCTGAATGGTGGCTATGACGGGGTTTTCCCTTACGCGTGGCTGGGAGGCCTTGTAGGTGATGAG gGCAAATGGCGTTGGGAAGGTGGATCCGAATTTGACTTCCAAAATTGGGCCGTTGATCAACCAAGGCAGTGTTATTGGAGGTTCGACAACCTGGTCATCAACTACCGGG ATAAGCAGACCCTCGGACAGTGGACCTGCCTCTACTACAGATTTAAACTTCCTTTTGTGTGCAAGAAGAGAAGCAAAGTGTAG